One region of Alcanivorax sediminis genomic DNA includes:
- the tilS gene encoding tRNA lysidine(34) synthetase TilS, translating to MNDLAGFCRELAEQAPEGPLLLALSGGLDSSLLLHLMIRAGFGPRLSVVHVDHQLQADSHQWSRFCQSLAENHGVPFFIRQVRVDSSEGLEAGAREARYGVLLPLATELGATLVTAHHRSDQAETLLLRLLRGAGVQGLSAMRALTLRDGVVIWRPLLSLDRHLLKRWADDEQLRWLDDPSNQDLGLRRNLLRHRVMPQLRQQWQGADATLARAADHMAEAAGLLEEIALSDAASLGVSGRKLPLSELHRLSPSRQRNLFRWWLQANGATAPSQAVLAELLAMQQAADDSQARVEWGCWGVRLYRGALYLSERNGFAPWSGTALWQDGNAPPALPNWRWSRTDEEGAVPVLRPAGDLVLKGLGGASKIQRNGMHQQVKELWRAAGVPPWHRKQWPLLYRDNDLVSVPQVGLAEGEDARACEQWYLIPEINAERG from the coding sequence ATGAATGATTTAGCCGGGTTTTGCCGAGAGCTGGCAGAACAGGCGCCTGAAGGGCCCTTGCTGCTGGCACTCAGTGGCGGGCTCGACTCCTCCCTGCTGCTACACCTTATGATTCGGGCCGGTTTCGGCCCGCGTTTATCTGTGGTTCATGTAGACCATCAGCTCCAGGCGGACAGTCATCAATGGTCCCGCTTCTGTCAGTCTCTTGCCGAAAACCATGGCGTGCCCTTTTTCATAAGGCAGGTCAGAGTGGATAGCTCCGAGGGACTGGAAGCGGGAGCGCGGGAGGCCCGCTACGGTGTCTTGTTGCCGCTTGCCACTGAGCTGGGGGCGACGTTGGTGACTGCCCATCACCGCTCCGATCAGGCGGAAACCCTGCTGCTGCGCTTGCTGCGAGGGGCGGGTGTTCAGGGTTTGTCGGCCATGCGGGCGTTGACGCTACGAGATGGCGTTGTCATCTGGCGGCCGTTGCTGAGCCTGGATCGACACCTGTTGAAGCGCTGGGCTGACGATGAGCAGCTCCGCTGGCTGGACGACCCGAGTAATCAGGACCTTGGGCTGCGCCGCAACCTGCTCCGTCATCGAGTTATGCCGCAGCTGCGTCAGCAGTGGCAAGGAGCTGACGCGACCCTGGCGAGGGCGGCCGATCATATGGCAGAAGCGGCCGGCTTGCTGGAGGAAATTGCTCTGTCGGATGCCGCTAGCCTGGGCGTTTCCGGTCGCAAGCTGCCGCTGAGCGAATTGCACCGGCTGTCTCCATCGCGGCAACGCAATCTATTTCGCTGGTGGCTGCAGGCCAATGGCGCCACGGCTCCCAGTCAGGCCGTTTTGGCAGAATTGCTGGCCATGCAGCAGGCTGCCGATGACAGCCAGGCCCGGGTGGAGTGGGGTTGCTGGGGGGTACGTCTGTATCGCGGTGCCTTGTATCTTTCTGAGCGCAATGGCTTTGCTCCCTGGTCTGGGACGGCCCTATGGCAGGACGGTAATGCCCCTCCGGCACTGCCGAACTGGCGATGGAGCCGAACAGATGAAGAGGGTGCGGTACCGGTGCTGCGGCCGGCAGGCGATCTGGTATTGAAAGGGCTTGGAGGCGCCAGCAAGATCCAGCGCAATGGAATGCACCAGCAGGTAAAGGAGTTGTGGCGAGCGGCAGGAGTGCCGCCCTGGCATCGTAAGCAATGGCCGCTGCTGTATCGAGATAATGACCTGGTGTCGGTGCCGCAGGTGGGGCTTGCTGAAGGTGAGGATGCCCGCGCTTGCGAACAGTGGTACCTGATTCCTGAGATCAATGCAGAAAGGGGTTGA